The Hordeum vulgare subsp. vulgare chromosome 4H, MorexV3_pseudomolecules_assembly, whole genome shotgun sequence genomic interval gactgaacaactcggtgctcatcctaaaccggcgacgAAAGTACGACTCagggtatgtgggattctccacaAAATAGTGCCTCATCATTCTGTTGTGGGCATCAATCCTATCCCTCCAATTTTTTtgccgacccataaccgaaccaccatgcttcggttttttattgatgCGCATAGCTAagatcattgcaagatcctcctcctctttcatatcaaattcttcttcggaagaatcataTGACGAACTCATCTAAAATGTTCAAAACCAGGCTATAAACAACATGCACCAAATTTCATGTAAAAATGTGAAGTTggaagcaatacataccttgtgggccttttgtcgaacaccttgcgagCGCCAAGCGACTGTGGGAGGCCGAGCGCTGTTCGTCGGAGGACTACCGCGCGCGACGGGCGGCGCTGACTTAGAGAGAGACGGAGGAAGCCGCGGCCACGCGGGGAGAGACCGGGGAAGCGCCGGAACGGTCGTTAGAAAAATGGGATGGcgcggacggcgacggcgacgcggCTGGATGTGTAGGTGAAGTTTCACGCGAGCGCTCGAGAGTTCAGCGCGCAGGAGCGAGCGCAGCAAAAAAACAGCGCGCGATGACATTTTCTCTCGCTCACTGAATTACATATACCGCACGCGCGGTTTTTGCGCGTCCGCTGAAGTGTCCTAAAACGGTAGCGCGAGTTAAAAAGACTATTTTTTTTCTATGCATACcgtggctgttggagatgctctcatcCAAGCCGAACGGACGCGTCCCACCCCGCTAACCGTGCTCACTGCTCAGGCGACACGTGACAGCAGGTGGCGCAAATCTCATCCTGCTCACTCCAACTCACCCGACAGAGAGTGGGGAACAGAAAGCCCTAGTCTTCCACGCTCTTCCCCTTCgtctctctccccccccccccccccccccccctgccgtGGCGGCGCGGCGGCGCGATTCCTTTGCTGCTCGGCGGCAGCGGCCGACGGAAGCAGCGGCCGGGGTAGCAGCGACGGCAAGGCTCGgttctctcctctccctcccaaCCAAGGTAAGAAACGGAGATCTGCTAGCCGCGTACATGGTCATAGAATGTTTCCCCAGCTGCGCGCACTGCTGTGGATCGATGTCGCCGTCCACACGATtccggattttttttgttttgttttacatcaacatggttttggactgtgtGTTGCTGCGCATACGATTGTTGATGGCAGTTGTTTCGTTTGTGCGGCATATTTTTTTTATAGCATACGCGCATTGTTGATGCCAAGGTGATGGATTGAAGGAAAAGGATGGCCAGGGGAGCTGCTGTTTTTGGGGGCTCTTGCTGCTGTGTTCTTAAGCTATGTCTGTTTGTGATTGTTGGGCTATAAAATAAGGAGGGGAAGACCACATGGTGAATCTGGGGTAGAAAGGGTTGGTTGGCCACTGTGCTATACTGAGATATGATTGTAGTCTGGTGCGATTCAAGAAACTACCTAGTTTCTGCTCTCCCATTCGGGAGCACTACTTATGTTGCTTAAAAACATAATGATGTCTAATTCTGCATTTGTAAATCACAGCGATAACAAACTAAAAAAACTGATTAGACCCTTGTAAGAGTTAAGGGTGTACTTAGACAATTAAGGATTCGGTTAGCAACTCTCTCCTCAGATGCGCAGCTAGTCACATCTCTGTTCGATGACCACAGTGGCCATTGCTATGCCTAATAACCATAGTTCAAAAAAGCGCTAGGTGTTAATTGTGCGTTTTGCCACCGCCTTGCGCTTTTCTGACCAAAGCGCATGCTTATGCGCAATTATGCGCAGACTAAGCGCTGCGCTAGGCGTTTTGTTATCGCCTAGAGCCTAAGCGCTCGCTTAGGCGTGCCTTTTTTAACTATGCTAATAACCAAGGTGGACATGACTAGGGTTTGTTTTCTCCACTCATTTTTCTAGGGATTTTTCTCTCCTCGTGTGTTGTGCAGTGCTTTGTGCCAACACGTGGGACTGCAAGTGTTGGGTGAGTGATTGCTCTATAGTCCTCATGTATTCACATGACATATTTGATGGACTGAACTTTATATGCACTGTACTTTTTTGTATGCTTTCCATGTGATGTACGTATCACTTTATATTATGTATGTACACTTTGTCTCCCATTATAGAAATTCACAATTCAGAAAATAAGGAGTGAGGAATTTAaactaaaatttgaaaaaaatgaagCTTGGTTGCAATTTTTGTACTATGGAAGCACCTTAGGCGGGATGGTAGTGCTGCGGTGTGGATTTGCAGCTGGCAGTCAGCCAACCATTGGCAGGATGCGTGGGCTGGCGCCTAGCAGCGAGATGTTGTTTGCGGTGGATCTGGGAACATGGCCACGCATAGTGGGGACATACGCTGCCTCTTTGAGCCCACCtgtcatgatcatcttgcatgctcAGGTCTTACTACATCATGGCGCATGAATTCAAAATAGCTTTTTCGGATAAGTTGCAGCCCCCCCTACCTTTGCGCCTAACACAAGCCTTGTCTGAACTCTTCCAGACTTGCCGGCAACCTCTTCCCTGTCATCCTCCTTCGTAATCAAATCCGAAGCTTTCCTTTCAGGCCATTTAGGTGTGGAGTACCAGTCTGATCCATCTGGCTCAGTCTGTACTTGTGCACAAGATCAATCTTTGCGGGATCATGTACTATGAATGCATATAATAGGACTTGGCTATTACGTTCGACCGTTAATCAATCCATTTTCAATGTGCACATGTGTCCACACGTGTTCAATTGTAGTGGTTCCTGTTACTCTTCAATCCTACATTGCAATACTTATTTGGCTTTGCGGGCGCTCAAAGGATGATAGTGCCTTTATCCCATGGATGACAATTGGCACAAAGTTACATTAATTGTTACCATTTTTAATTCCCAGCAGGGTAAGCATTTTAAAGCATCAATGTATTGCCAGCTATTCTTTCTGAACTTTTGGTTGTTTACCCGCAACTGTTTTCATACCAATATCAACTATTATGTGTTAAATTTGCTATTTTCGACTTGGTGTTATACAAATAGGAAGCTATTGTCCAATCTTAGAGCGTCTCCAGCCGCGCACccaacagccccccccccccacgccatTTTTTTTGCCGGCGCGGAAAAAACGGCCCAGTCGCACCCCCAGGAGCCCTTTTTCGCCGGCTAGGGCCAAAATTGGCCCCAGCGGTCCTAGGCCGAACCCAGCGCGTTGGGGATCGCCCAGGGGCGCCGGCTGAAACATTTTTGGCGCGAAAAATCTCTGGGCTCGCCGAGTCAGCGACTGTCGCGCgcggtcgtcgtcctcatcgcctTGTTTCCCGCGGGAATCAATGCGAAGGCTGCGCCGCCGGTCAGCCTTCCATTGATTCACGGGCGGCGCGGCGACGCGCGTCCCACTCGCCTTCTCCCGCTGTTGCGGCAGCTCCTGGACGCCGAGGCGGATGGGGACAACGTCGTCCTCCTTGTCCGGCTCCAGCTCCTCCGGGTCGGCGGCGTTCCTTCCCGTCAAACCGGAGCCGCATGAGACGCCGTTGGGGCGGCGCACACGCAACGGCGGCATTGTCATCAACGAGCCCGGCCCCTCCTCCCGCCTTATCAAGCCGAAGAGGGAGCCGGGACTCCTCCCCGTCAAGCAGGAGCACCTGACTATGGCCGCCTCCGACGAGACCGCCCTCAAATGGGAGCGGGATGACTACGTCCGGGAGGAGATGGAGCGCCAGCGCCGCGCCCTTGAGGAGATCGCCGCCCGGCGCTGCGGCCGCGAGGAGGGCAGCGTTGTCATCCTCGACGACAGCGACGAGGAGGCGCCGGGGCCTTCCAACCCCGTTTGCCAGGGCGACCCAGGGCAGGGGTGCAGCAAGGACGGCGGCAGAGCgcaggacgacggcgactacACCAATTTCTACAAGCTTCTCGGCATGTAGAAGGCGTTGGGCGGTGGCGATGTAGTTTAATTATGTTTTTGTTTCACTTTTGTACAAATTTTAATGAaaactatgaatttccttcgaatTTGAGTTGGTTTTGGCCGAATTTGGTCTGTGTTTGTTCTTTTCAAAAAACAGTTGGGGCAACCTGGggctcggattccccccccccccgcgcgcgatATTGTCGCCGGCGCGCTCCCAGGCGGCGCTGTTTCACGCCCCTGGGGGGCCGaacggttggagatgctcttagttctGTTGTGGTACATATTCAAACAGCAAACAATCAGTTCCTACTACTAGGTCTTTCTTCTTAACTGATTCGCCATGCTATGCTCCTTGAAGTTGTCTTAGCCCAGAGCCATTTGTAGCCTAAAAACGGCTGGACTGTTCGTGTATAAAATTTTCAGTTGGCATAATGTCAGTTATATTAATTGTTACCATTTTTAATTTGCAGTAGAGTAATCATTTTAAAGCATCAATGTATTACCAGCTATTCTTTTTGAACTTTTGGTTGTTTACCAGCAGCTGTGTTTGTACCACCATCAATTATTATGTATTAGATTTGCCATTTTTCTGACTTGATGTTATACAAACAGGAAGTTATTGTCTAATCTTAGTTCCGTTGTCGTACATATTCAAACagcaaacaacaaacaacaaacatCTTCCCGATTCCTACTAATAGGTCCTTTTTGCTTAACTCATTCTCTGTGATATGCTCCTTAAAGTTGGCTTAGCTCTGAGCCATTTATAGCCTAAAAAACGGTTGAACTGTTTGTGGATAAAACTTTCAATAGTAAGTATTACTCTATCTGAATCCAGAGAACTGTTGTTTTTGATTTTTCATGCTGTCTAATACACAAGCTTTAAGATACTTTGCTGCCATAGCTTATAaattagaaaagaaaataatgccATGGAAGCATTGTGTCGAATACGAATGCCATTTTCGCATGGGCAATTTCAATACTAAAAAAATAACAATGTTTACAGTTTGATTGATGGCACAGTTACCAAGCAAAATTTAATTGATACATTATCTTTGTTTATTTTTCATGATTATGCTATTAATGTTGCATGTCTTCTGTGTAGTAATCAGTGAACTGTGATTTGATGAATAATCAGACTTAAAAAAAAATCTAGATCTGCTGGTAATACTTCACTATCTGCATTAAACAAATAACAGTTTAAGTTATTTATGAATTCTACACTCAATGCACTGAAGAATTTTTCTTTTCAGCTTTCTCCGAAGTATGGCTTGTGGACAAGTGTAGACCTGTAGACAAAGAGACAAAGAAATTGCTGACATAAGTCCTTATTTGAGAAAGATCAGTTGTCAGCTTACAATGGCTGGAAATCAGCAGCCGGCTTCAGTTGTGTTGGATTATGCAGCAGTCCTCGACGCCAAACCCTTGCGCACACTGACCCCCATGTTCCCTGCACCGCTAGGGATGCACACTTTCACCCCTAAAAGCTCATCTTCAGTTGTCTGTGTCACCCCGTTTGGACCATATGCTGGAGGTACCGAACTGGGAATGCCTGGTGGTGTTCCGCCAATGTTAACATCACCGTCCGCTTCTGCAGATCCCAAGCAGGTGCAGCCATATACGGTTCATATGAATGGAACTTCTAATGCTAATGGTACTACAAGCAACACAATGGTTACCCCTGTGTTGCAAACTCCTCCAGCAGTCACTACACAGGAGTCTGGTAAGAAGAAGAGGGGGATGGTTACCCCTGTGTTGCAAACTCCTCCAACAGTTACTACACAGGAGTCTGgtaagaagaagagggggaggcccaGGCGTGTGCAAGATACAACTACTGTTCCCCCGGTTCCTCCAGTTCAACCGGTTCCTACAGTTCATTCAGTTCCTTCAGCTCCTCCAGAAGTTAATAATATTGTTCTCCAGACACCTACTTCAGCCGTCTCACAGGAATCTggtaagaggaagaggggacgACCCAAGCGTGTGCCAGATGTTTCTGTCTTATCAACTCCAGTGCCTGTAGCAGATGGTACGCCTATTTTACAGACACCTCCTGCATCTAGTGTACATGAATCTGTTACAAAGAAAAGGGGGCGGCGATCCAAGCTTGTGCAGGATATTTCAGATACTTCAACTCCCCCAGTTCATTCAAAAGAGAGTGAGCCCTTTATGCAGACTCCTGCAGTCACCGTATTGGAGGATGGTAAGAGGAAGAGAGGGCGGCCGAAGCGTGTGCCTGATAGTTCAGTGACTCCTTCAAGTCATTCTGTCCTTACAGTAGATGTTGACAGTGGTGACACATCAAAACGTGGCCGGCCTAGAAAAATTGACACAAGCCTATTGCACCTGCCATCTTTGTTTTCAGACGATCCCAGGGAATCCACAGATAATATACTTATGATGTTTGATGCACTGCGACGGCGGCTCATGCAGCTGGATGAGGTGAAGCAAGTAGCAAAACAGCAGCAAAACTTGAAGGCTGGGAGTATCATGATGAGCGCTGAACTTCGCCTCAGTAAGAACAAGAGGATTGGAGAGGTTCCAGGTGTTGAGGTTGGTGACATGTTCTACTTCAGAATTGAGATGTGCCTGGTAGGGTTAAATAGTCAGAGCATGGCAGGGATAGATTATATGTCTGCTAAGTTTGGTAACGAGGAGGACCCCGTGGCCATTAGTATTGTGTCAGCTGGTGTGTATGAGGATGCTGAAGATAATGATCCAGATGTTCTGGTTTACAGTGGACATGGCATGTCTGGTAAGGATGACCAAAAGCTTGAGAGAGGTAATCTTGCACTGGAGAGAAGTTTGCATAGGGGTAATCCCATTAGAGTCGTTCGCactgtgaaagacttgacttgttCAACTGGTAAGATATACATATATGATGGCCTTTACAGGATCAGAGAAGCCTGGGTAGAGAAAGGTAAATCTGGTTTCAATATGTTTAAACACAAGTTGCTCAGAGAACCTGGACAACCTGATGGCATTGCAGTGTGGAAGAAGACTGAAAAATGGAGGGAAAATCCATCCTCTAGAGATCGTGTTATAGTGCACGACATATCATACGGTGTGGAAAGTAAGCCTATCTGCCTTGTAAATGAGGTTGACGATGAGAAAGGTCCTAGCCACTTCACGTATACAACTAAACTTAACTACATGAATTCCCCAAGCTCAATGAGAAAGATGCAAGGCTGCAAATGCACAAGCGTATGCCTACCCGGTGATAACAACTGTTCTTGTACGCATCGAAATGCTGGTGACCTTCCTTACAGTGCTTCGGGCATACTTGTTAGTCGGATGCCTATGTTATATGAGTGCAATGATTCATGCACTTGTTTACATAATTGCCGGAACCGGGTTGTACAA includes:
- the LOC123449520 gene encoding histone-lysine N-methyltransferase, H3 lysine-9 specific SUVH3-like isoform X1, translated to MAGNQQPASVVLDYAAVLDAKPLRTLTPMFPAPLGMHTFTPKSSSSVVCVTPFGPYAGGTELGMPGGVPPMLTSPSASADPKQVQPYTVHMNGTSNANGTTSNTMVTPVLQTPPAVTTQESGKKKRGMVTPVLQTPPTVTTQESGKKKRGRPRRVQDTTTVPPVPPVQPVPTVHSVPSAPPEVNNIVLQTPTSAVSQESGKRKRGRPKRVPDVSVLSTPVPVADGTPILQTPPASSVHESVTKKRGRRSKLVQDISDTSTPPVHSKESEPFMQTPAVTVLEDGKRKRGRPKRVPDSSVTPSSHSVLTVDVDSGDTSKRGRPRKIDTSLLHLPSLFSDDPRESTDNILMMFDALRRRLMQLDEVKQVAKQQQNLKAGSIMMSAELRLSKNKRIGEVPGVEVGDMFYFRIEMCLVGLNSQSMAGIDYMSAKFGNEEDPVAISIVSAGVYEDAEDNDPDVLVYSGHGMSGKDDQKLERGNLALERSLHRGNPIRVVRTVKDLTCSTGKIYIYDGLYRIREAWVEKGKSGFNMFKHKLLREPGQPDGIAVWKKTEKWRENPSSRDRVIVHDISYGVESKPICLVNEVDDEKGPSHFTYTTKLNYMNSPSSMRKMQGCKCTSVCLPGDNNCSCTHRNAGDLPYSASGILVSRMPMLYECNDSCTCLHNCRNRVVQKGIKIHFEVFKTGDRGWGLRSWDPIRAGTFICEYAGVIVDKNALDAEDDYIFETPPSEQNLRWNYAPELLGEPSLSDLNESSKQLPIIISAKYTGNIARFMNHSCSPNVFWQPVLYDHGDEGYPHIAFFAIKHIPPMTELTYDYGQSGNSGCRRSKSCLCWSRKCRGSFG
- the LOC123449520 gene encoding histone-lysine N-methyltransferase, H3 lysine-9 specific SUVH1-like isoform X2, with the translated sequence MAGNQQPASVVLDYAAVLDAKPLRTLTPMFPAPLGMHTFTPKSSSSVVCVTPFGPYAGGTELGMPGGVPPMLTSPSASADPKQVQPYTVHMNGTSNANGTTSNTMVTPVLQTPPAVTTQESGKKKRGMVTPVLQTPPTVTTQESGKKKRGRPRRVQDTTTVPPVPPVQPVPTVHSVPSAPPEVNNIVLQTPTSAVSQESGKRKRGRPKRVPDVSVLSTPVPVADGTPILQTPPASSVHESVTKKRGRRSKLVQDISDTSTPPVHSKESEPFMQTPAVTVLEDGKRKRGRPKRVPDSSVTPSSHSVLTVDVDSGDTSKRGRPRKIDTSLLHLPSLFSDDPRESTDNILMMFDALRRRLMQLDEVKQVAKQQQNLKAGSIMMSAELRLSKNKRIGEVPGVEVGDMFYFRIEMCLVGLNSQSMAGIDYMSAKFGNEEDPVAISIVSAGVYEDAEDNDPDVLVYSGHGMSGKDDQKLERGNLALERSLHRGNPIRVVRTVKDLTCSTGKIYIYDGLYRIREAWVEKGKSGFNMFKHKLLREPGQPDGIAVWKKTEKWRENPSSRDRVIVHDISYGVESKPICLVNEVDDEKGPSHFTYTTKLNYMNSPSSMRKMQGCKCTSVCLPGDNNCSCTHRNAGDLPYSASGILVSRMPMLYECNDSCTCLHNCRNRVVQKGIKIHFEVFKTGDRGWGLRSWDPIRAGTFICEYAGVIVDKNALDAEDDYIFETPPSEQNLRWNYAPELLGEPSLSDLNESSKQLPIIISAKYTGNIARFMNHSCSPNVFWQPVLYDHGDEGYPHIAFFAIKHIPPMTELTYDYGQSERMKATIIIQLGIVRAGVKIGAESVLCA